The sequence below is a genomic window from Ignavibacteriales bacterium.
GTGATGACTCTCAAAAAGAAAAAATAAATTCTTTCCGATTAAATCAGAACTATCCTAATCCGTTTAATCCTTCAACAACAATTACCTACCAGATTCCGGATTACTCAAATGTAAAAGTGAATATCTATGACCTGAGCGGACAGCTTATTAAAGAATTAATCAATGAACCTCAAGGTAAAGGCGAATACAAAGTTGTTTGGGATGGAACAAATCAAAATAATTTTGCTGCAGCCAGCGGAGTTTACATCTATTTAGTAAGAAGCAATGATCGTCAGATTTCCAAACAAATGATCTTATTAAAGTAACCTGATTAAGAAGAGAGAAGAAATTGAAAAAAAATATTCTAACCATTATAACGCTATTTGTTTTTTCGTCTGTAACACTGCCACAATATTTAAAAGTAGAGAAACAAAACGGGGAAACACTTGAATACACTTTATCGGATATTGACAGTATTACCTTCAACATAGAAAGTCTTGAAAAACTAAGTACTCTAAACCAGATATTATCTTTTGACAAACTTATCATTCACAATTCCGGAGTAATAAACGAAATAGCAATTTCTGATATTGTTAACATTGCTTTCAATGATACAGGCACAGTTATTTATTTTCAGACGACGGGTGGGTTAAGTCAGTATAACATTTCAGAAGTCGATAGTATCACATTCAGCGGTATTTCTGATTCTACAGTTTACATAGTTTATAATGAATCGGGTGTCGGTGTTACAAATCCATTAGCAAGTCTTGGAGTTTTAATTGAAGTACAGGGATCAGATGTTGTTGTTAATTCAACAGCCGGGATAAGTGATATTAACTATGTTTTATCAGGTATGACTTCGGATGGTATGTTTAAAATTTACTCGGACAAAAAACTTAATCTTCATTTGAACAACGTTCAGATAACTAATAATGACGGACCTGCAATCAATATTCAGTCTAGTAAAAAAATAACAGTAGATATTGTCGAAGGCACAAACAATATTCTTACAGATGGAGTTGTCTATTCTACTCCACCCGATTCTGAAGATCAGGACGCAGCTTTTTTCAGTGAAGGACAATTAATTTTTACGGGTAACGGAATCCTTGAAATAAATGCAAACGGTACGGATCAGCACGGAATTAAGAGCGATGATTATATAGAAATTAATAGTGGCAGTATTAAGATAAATCATTCTGTAAAAGATGGAGTAAATGTCAATGATGGTTTTTATATGTTCGGTGGTAGTCTTGATATAACTGCCACCGGTGATGGAATAGATGCCGACGAAAACTTTATAGAAATTTATGATGGCTCAGTTACAGTACTAAGTTCTTCTCAGGATGTAAGCGCATTAAAAGCTGATAGTCTGATATCCATTTCAGGAGGTCTTATCGATATTACTGTTCAGGGTAATCAGTCTAAAGGATTAAATTCAAACCGAAATATTGAAATTAGCGGAGGCAATTTTCAGATCAATACTTCTGGTGGCGTAGTTCTTGAACCTTCTGGATTCGGTTTTAACCCTTCGTATTGTACCGCGATAAATGCTGATTCACTTGTTCGAATTGATTCTTGTACTGTAACGATCAGTACAAGCGGGGGAGGATCAAGAGGAATTTCTTGCGATGGACTAGTTATTATTGAATCAGGAACAATGAGTATAGTTTCAACGGGGAACGGAGCTACCTATACTAATTCAACAGGTCAGACAGATGCCTACACCGGACCTTGTATAAATTCTGATGGCAGGATTTATATATCGGGAGGTGAAACTTCATTGTCACATTCCGGAAGAGGTGGAAAAGGAATTTATTGCGACGCTCAAATAATTGTAGGATCAGTTGACTTACAGCCAACACTGAATGTTACAACAACTGGTCAATCCATCACAATTAGTAATGGAAATTATGCAGAAGCAAAAGCTATCTCAGCCGATAGTCTGATTAAAATTTACAATGGAAATATCACAATTTCCTCTGCGGATGATGGGATCAAATCAAAGACATACGTAGATATAAATGGCGGTACACTGAATATCAATAATTCCAAAGAAGGAATTGAAGCTCCGAATATTTTTGTTAATGGCGGAGAAGTAAGAGTTAATGCAACAGATGATGGATTTAACGCAACCTACGGCAATGGTGGTGAATTTGATGATGGAAGTAACCTAACTTTCAACAATGGTTATGTATATGTAAGTTCGACGCAGGGTGATGCCATAGACAGTAATGGCGATGTTAATTTTAACGGAGGGGTAATTATCGTGCACGGACCTCAATCATCACCTGAAGTCGGAATGGATTATAATGGAACTTGTAAGGTCACAGGTGGTTTTGTTGTAATCTCGGGGACAAACTCTAACATGACACAAGCTCCGGGAAACACTTCAACACAGCGTTCTGTTCTTTTAAGAACGTCACAGAGTCTTAATGCAGGAACACTTTTCCATCTCGAAGATACAAACGGGAATACTCTTTTAACCTTTGCACCAAACCGAAGATATTACTCAATAGTATTTTCTGATTCTGCATTAACAAATGGTACATCTTACAGAGTTTATACGGGTGGAAGTTCAACCGGAACATTAAAGGATGGATTGTATACCGGGGGTACTTATTCAGGTGGAACACTTCGTACTACATTTACGCTCAATAATATTGTGCAGACGGTCACATTTTAAAATTTAACCAATCAACCTTATTCAATAATACTGATGCCGGGTAAAAATAATTATCCGTCATTTTTTAAGAATCTTCATTTTGAAGCATCTGTATTAAGGAGTTATCACTTTTCAAATTAGATCTCTTGCAGATCGAATAGGTGACGTATTTAAGCGGCTGACGTAACTAAAACGAACAAGATTTCAATTATTAGATAAATTCTTAATATTTACGTTCGTTTGTTAAATTTTGGGGAACATCTCATACTCTTCTTACTTCTTTCATACATCAAAAAAGTTGTTTATCTTTGTAAGGATTGATATATTTCAGCTTGTTTTTGAAACTTTTTGTGACAAATGATGATAATCAAGATCAGCAGTCTCAGTGACGGTGAACATAACTTTGAATTTATTGAGAAGTCAGAAAATGTTGGTCTTACAAATCCATTTGAGGGTGATACCCGCATAGTTCTGAAGTTAAGGAAAACTCATTCCCAGGTTATTATTGACAATGAGCTTTCAATTAACTGTGGTTTTGAATGCGACAGGTGTGGTACTGAGTTCAAGCAGAACATTGTAACCAACTACCAGATAGTTTATTTGTTTGGAAAAGAGCCTGTTGAAAGTGATGCGGTCAATGTAATTTATCTGCCAGTTGATGCAGATAAAATCGATCTTAAACCTGAGATAATTGATTACGCTACACTTGCTGTACCTATGAAAAAATTATGCCGGGAAGATTGTAAAGGACTTTGTTACAAATGCGGAAAGAACCTGAATGCAGGTGAATGCGGCTGCTCTGAAAACACAACAGATATCAGGTGGCAGCCATTAGCAGATTTGAAAGATAAATTAAATAAAAAATAAATAACGGAACTACAATGCCAAATCCAAAACGTAAGTGGTCTAAAAGCAGAAGAGACAAAAGAAGAACACATTACAAAGCAACTGTACCTGCATTAAGCACCTGCTCTCATTGCGGTGAAATGAAATTATCTCATCGTGCCTGTCCTTCTTGCGGTTACTACAACGAACGATCAATGTTTTTACCGAAAAGCTAACTCATTAGTTTTTATTAATGAGCAATTCCGATCCATTACCCGGAAAATGCAGAATAGTGGTTGATGCTATGGGGGGCGATTTCGCCCCTCAGAATGCTGTTTTAGGCGCACTACAAGCATTTGAGGAACGAAAAGATTTTGAATTGACTTTAGTAGGTGATGAAAAAAAAATTTTGCAAGTGATCAAATCCAACAACCTCAACCAATCGGGAATAAATCTACATCGCACCTCTGAAATAATTGAAATGTCAGACAATCCTACCACAGCAATTAAGAAAAAGACAGATTCATCAATCGTTATCGGTGCTACACTTGTAAGAGATAAAAAAGCAGATGCCTTCGTTAGTGCCGGCAATACGGGTGCGATGATGGCTGCTTCAACATTGATAATCGGAAGGATTGCTGGTGTGGGCAGACCTACAATTGGGGCCTTGATGCCGAATGAGTCCGGGGTTTGTGCACTGTTTGATGTTGGTGCAAGTGTTGATTCAAAACCAAGACACTTACTTGAATATGCAGTGATGGGATCAATTTATGTCAAAGAACTTTTTGGCATTCAAAATCCGAAAGTCGGTGTGTTAAGTGTTGGTGAAGAAGACAGCAAGGGAAGCGAAGTTTCGCTTGCAGCGCTTGAACTTATACGCAAAACCAACCTCAATTGTATTGGTAATGTTGAGGGAAGGGATATTCTAAAAGGTACAGCACACGTGATCGTCTGTGATGGCTATGTAGGGAACATCCTTTTAAAATTCGGTGAAGGCGTGCTTAATCTCCTTAAGTATAAATTTAAAGACTATGCTTCACGCGGTTTTATTAATAAATTGAAAATCGGATTGATGAGAAATTCATTAAGAAGCATGCTAAAGGATTTCGATTACCAGGAATTTGGTGGTGTACCATTGCTTGGAGTTAACGGAATAAGTATTATTGGACATGGATCCAGTACACCTAAAGCCATAAAAAATATGGTAATCCGTGCCCAGGAAATGTATGCTAAGAGCCTTGTACAAAAGATAGAAAATTCAATTAAACAGTATTCGAGTCTATAAATTCCGGAATAATAAATGTCAAAGAAAAATAAATACAGTGCAGTGATTACAGGATTGGGAATGTACGTCCCGGAAAAAATTCTTGATAATGCCTATTTCGAAAAAATAATTGAAACAACTGATGAGTGGATAACAACCAGAACCGGTATTAAAGAAAGACGTGTTCTTGAAAACGGTGCAACGAGTGATCTCGCAATTCGTGCAGCCGAAGATTTACTAAAAACCACCAACATTAACGCTGATGAAATTGATGTTATAATAGTTGCGACTGTTACACCGGATATGTTCTTCCC
It includes:
- a CDS encoding T9SS type A sorting domain-containing protein, encoding MNKLLLLMIIFSVQVFSQNYSMKINLSDGSSVDVSVDEIKKISFVIPTAVGDDSQKEKINSFRLNQNYPNPFNPSTTITYQIPDYSNVKVNIYDLSGQLIKELINEPQGKGEYKVVWDGTNQNNFAAASGVYIYLVRSNDRQISKQMILLK
- a CDS encoding carbohydrate-binding domain-containing protein, encoding MKKNILTIITLFVFSSVTLPQYLKVEKQNGETLEYTLSDIDSITFNIESLEKLSTLNQILSFDKLIIHNSGVINEIAISDIVNIAFNDTGTVIYFQTTGGLSQYNISEVDSITFSGISDSTVYIVYNESGVGVTNPLASLGVLIEVQGSDVVVNSTAGISDINYVLSGMTSDGMFKIYSDKKLNLHLNNVQITNNDGPAINIQSSKKITVDIVEGTNNILTDGVVYSTPPDSEDQDAAFFSEGQLIFTGNGILEINANGTDQHGIKSDDYIEINSGSIKINHSVKDGVNVNDGFYMFGGSLDITATGDGIDADENFIEIYDGSVTVLSSSQDVSALKADSLISISGGLIDITVQGNQSKGLNSNRNIEISGGNFQINTSGGVVLEPSGFGFNPSYCTAINADSLVRIDSCTVTISTSGGGSRGISCDGLVIIESGTMSIVSTGNGATYTNSTGQTDAYTGPCINSDGRIYISGGETSLSHSGRGGKGIYCDAQIIVGSVDLQPTLNVTTTGQSITISNGNYAEAKAISADSLIKIYNGNITISSADDGIKSKTYVDINGGTLNINNSKEGIEAPNIFVNGGEVRVNATDDGFNATYGNGGEFDDGSNLTFNNGYVYVSSTQGDAIDSNGDVNFNGGVIIVHGPQSSPEVGMDYNGTCKVTGGFVVISGTNSNMTQAPGNTSTQRSVLLRTSQSLNAGTLFHLEDTNGNTLLTFAPNRRYYSIVFSDSALTNGTSYRVYTGGSSTGTLKDGLYTGGTYSGGTLRTTFTLNNIVQTVTF
- a CDS encoding DUF177 domain-containing protein — translated: MIIKISSLSDGEHNFEFIEKSENVGLTNPFEGDTRIVLKLRKTHSQVIIDNELSINCGFECDRCGTEFKQNIVTNYQIVYLFGKEPVESDAVNVIYLPVDADKIDLKPEIIDYATLAVPMKKLCREDCKGLCYKCGKNLNAGECGCSENTTDIRWQPLADLKDKLNKK
- the rpmF gene encoding 50S ribosomal protein L32 translates to MPNPKRKWSKSRRDKRRTHYKATVPALSTCSHCGEMKLSHRACPSCGYYNERSMFLPKS
- the plsX gene encoding phosphate acyltransferase PlsX, which encodes MSNSDPLPGKCRIVVDAMGGDFAPQNAVLGALQAFEERKDFELTLVGDEKKILQVIKSNNLNQSGINLHRTSEIIEMSDNPTTAIKKKTDSSIVIGATLVRDKKADAFVSAGNTGAMMAASTLIIGRIAGVGRPTIGALMPNESGVCALFDVGASVDSKPRHLLEYAVMGSIYVKELFGIQNPKVGVLSVGEEDSKGSEVSLAALELIRKTNLNCIGNVEGRDILKGTAHVIVCDGYVGNILLKFGEGVLNLLKYKFKDYASRGFINKLKIGLMRNSLRSMLKDFDYQEFGGVPLLGVNGISIIGHGSSTPKAIKNMVIRAQEMYAKSLVQKIENSIKQYSSL